Within the Streptomyces sp. NBC_00554 genome, the region CACGCCAGCGCCGAGACGGTGGCCGGAGCCGCGACGAGCAGCACGACCGCGACCGGGACAGCGGTTCATGGGAAGGCGGAGGTTCGGCCTTCGAGCGCGTACCGCCGCAGGACCTGGACGCCGAGCAGTCGGTTCTCGGCGGCATGCTCCTCTCCAAGGACGCCATCGCCGATGTCGTGGAGGTTCTCAAGGGCCACGACTTCTACCGCCCGGCGCACGAAACGATCTTCCAGGCGATCCTCGACCTGTATGCGAAGGGTGAGCCCGCCGACCCCATCACGGTCGCGGCCGAGCTCACCAAACGGGGTGAGATCACCAAGGTCGGTGGCGCACCGTATCTGCACACCCTGGTGCAGACGGTCCCGACCGCGGCGAACGCCGAGTACTACGCGGAGATCGTGCACGAGCGCGCGGTCCTGCGCCGCCTGGTCGAGGCGGGGACACGCATCACACAGATGGGATACGCGGCGGACGGCGACGTCGATGAGATCGTCAACAGCGCCCAGGCCGAGATCTATGCGGTCACCGAGCAGCGCACCACCGAGGACTATCTGCCGCTCGGCGACATCATGGAGGGCGCGCTCGACGAGATCGAGGCGATCGGGTCCCGGTCGGGGGAGATGACCGGGGTGCCGACCGGCTTCACAGACCTCGACTCGCTCACCAACGGTCTTCACCCGGGCCAGATGATCATCATCGCCGCCCGTCCCGCCATGGGTAAGTCGACGCTGGCCCTGGACTTCGCGCGGGCCTGCTCGATCAAGCACAACATGCCCAGCGTGATCTTCTCGCTCGAAATGGGCCGCAACGAGATCGCGATGCGTCTGCTGTCGGCCGAGGCGCGTGTGGCCCTGCACCACATGAGGTCCGGCACGATGACCGACGAGGACTGGACCCGGCTCGCACGCCGTATGCCGGACGTCTCCGCCGCCCCGCTCTACATCGACGACTCGCCGAACCTGTCGATGATGGAGATCCGCGCCAAGTGCCGACGCCTCAAGCAGCGCGCCGATCTGAAGCTCGTGGTCATCGACTATCTGCAGCTGATGCAGTCGGGCGGCAAGAGATCCGAGAGCCGCCAGCAGGAGGTCTCCGACATGTCGCGAAACCTGAAGCTGCTGGCCAAGGAGCTGGAGCTGCCGGTGATCGCACTGTCTCAGCTCAACCGTGGCCCCGAGCAGCGCACTGACAAGAAGCCCATGGTCTCCGACCTGCGCGAGTCCGGATCGATCGAGCAGGACGCGGACATGGTGATCCTGCTGCACCGTGAGGACGCGTACGAGAAGGAGTCACCGCGCGCCGGCGAGGCGGACATCATCGTGGGCAAGCACCGTAACGGCCCGACGGCCACGATCACGGTGGCCTTCCAGGGCCACTACTCGCGCTTCGTGGACATGGCGCAGACCTGATCCGACCCCTCGTCGACCTGGCTCAACCTGGTTCCGATACCTCGCTGGGTCTCGGAGCGTCGGATAAATGTGCTCGACGTGCGATGCCGGGCCGGGTGGACTGGGGGCATGACGACACCTCAGGAAGAGTTGCTTCCCGCCACGCGCCGGGCTCTGCTGCACCGTATCGCCGTCGCTCAGGCCGAAGGACGGGCGCCGTCGCTGGTCGCTTCGGTGGTCCGAGCCGGAGAGACGGTCTGGACCGGAGCGCGGACCTCGGTGGACGGGCATGGGCCGGACGAGAACGTGCAGTACCGGATCGGTTCCATCACCAAGACCTTCACCGCCGTACTGGTGCTGAGGCTGCGTGACGAGGGAGTGCTGGATCTCGGCGACCCCCTGGAGAAGCATCTGCCGGGCACCGGCGCGGGGGAGGCCACCATTGCCGAACTGCTCGCGCACACGGCGGGGTTGGCCGCCGAGTCGCCCGCTCCCTGGTGGGAGCGCACGCCTGGCTCACTGCGCCCCGAACTGGCCGACGTGCTGGGCGAGCGGCCCTTCCGGCATCCGGTCGGGCGACGGCACCACTACTCGAACCCCGGTTACACGCTGCTGGGAGCGCTGGTCGAGGAACTGCGGGGCGCCCCCTGGGAAGAGGTGCTGCGGCGGGAGGTGCTCGAGCCGCTCGGACTCAGCCGTACCAGCGGGCGACCGGTGGCGCCGCACGCGGGCGGGTGGGCCGTCCATCCCTGGGCGGACGTGATGTTGCCGGAGCCGGCTGAGGACCTTGGCCGTATGGCGCCTGCCGGACAACTCTGGTCCACCACTGGGGATTTGGCGCGCTTCGCGGTCTTCCTCGTCCAGGGTGACGACCGGGTGCTGAGTGCGGAGTCCGTACGGGAGATGCGGACGCCCGCCGCGCCGCCCGAGACGGCGGACCTGGCCGCAGGTTCCGCGTACGGCCTGGGTATGCAGATCGTGCATCGTGACGGACGGACCCTTGCCGGACATTCCGGTTCCCTGCCGGGCTTCCTCGCCAGTTTGATGTTCGGGGTGGAGGACGACGTGGCGGCGGTGGTGCTGGCCAACTGCACCTCGGGACTGCCCGTGTTGACCATTGCCACAGACCTTGTACGGATCGTGGCGGAGGCCGAACCCCGGATCCCTGAGCCCTGGCGTCCGCTGCCCGAAGTGGACCGGGCTGTACTGGAGTTGGCGGGACAGTGGTACTGGGGGACTTACGCCTTCGGGCTGCGGCTGGTGGCCGACGGGGGTGTTTCGCTCGAGCCGTTGACCGGCATGGGTCGGGGCGCACACTTCCGGGCGAACGGCGACGGTACCTGGACGGGACTCGACGGCTACTACGCCGGAGAGCTTCTACGGGCCCTTCGGCGCCCTGACGGCTCCCTGAGCCACCTCGACCTCGGGTCGTTCACCTTCACGCGTCAGCCGTACGACGAGGGGGCTCCTGTGCCGGGTGGGGTGGACCCCGACGGCTGGCGAGGGTTCCGGTAGGGGCGGTCGCGACGAGAGGGGGTCTGTTTCACGTGAAACAGACCCCCTCTCGCGTATACCGGAGCCTCAGAGCGGCAGTTTGAAGCCCACGTGTGAGGCGGTGAAGCCGAGTCGCTCGTAGAAGCGGTGTGCGTCGGTACGCGTGACGTCGGAGGTCAGCTGGACCAACTGGCAGTCCTGGCGCCGGGATTCGTCGATCGCCCACTCGATGAGCCGGGTGCCGAGGCCGCCGCCACGTTCGTCGGCGTGGACGCGTACGCCTTCGATGATCGAGCGGGTCGCTCCCTTGCGGGACAGTCCGGGAATCACCGTGAGCTGAAGCGTGCCGACGACGCGGCCGCTGCGCACCGCGACGACGACGTGCTGGTTCGCGTCGCCGCTGAGGCGTGCCAGGGCGGCGAGATACGGGGTGAGGTCGTCCGGTGACTCCCGCTCGGCGCCCAGCGGGTCGTCCGCGAGCATCGCGACGATGGCGGGGACGTCGTCCGAGACGGCAGCTCGTATTTCAAGATCTCCCATGCCTGCACTCTACGAGCGCGGGCTCACTGACTCCGCACCGCCTACGCGGGCACGCTCGCCGATTCCACGACCCTGACCAGTGGGGCCAGCTCGGGGTTCCTGGCCGCCTCGTCGAGCGCCTCGCGCAAGGCGGCGTCATTGGTGGGCCGCGCCTCTTCGAGGAGCGTGAGGCCTGCCTCGCTGACGTTCGTGTAGATGCCACGGCGATCGGTCGGGCACAGGTAGCGCGCGAGCAGGCCGCGGTCCTCGAGCCGGGTGACGAGCCGGGTGGTGGCGCTCTGACTCAGAACGACCGCATCCGCGACCTGCTTCATCTGCAGATGACCGCCGTCGCCGTCGTGCTGCCGGCTGAGCACGTCGAGCAGGGAGTACTCCCGCACGCTCAGGCCGTGCTTGACCTGCAGGGCGCGCTCGATGTGGGCCTCGATCCTCCCGTGCAGCAGGGAGAGAGCGCACCAGCCCTGTGCGAGGGCGGTGAGCGCGGGGTCCGTGGCTGTCATGGCGTTTTCCTCCGTCCCGGAGCGGCTGAAACCCAGGATAGAGCACAAGCGCAATAGCCCGCTGTTGCGTATAGCCCGCGTCTGCAACTATTGTTGGCGCACGTAAAGCGCTCCTGCAATCGTCTGGGAAGGTGTACCCCACCATGCCTCTCGCGCTTCTGGCCCTCGCGATCGGGGCCTTCGGAATCGGAACCACCGAGTTCGTGATCATGGGTGTACTGCCCGAGGTCGCCGGTGACTTCGGTGTCTCCATCCCCACCGCCGGACTGCTGGTGACCGGCTACGCCCTCGGCGTGGTGATCGGTGCCCCGATCATGACCGCGCTCGGCACCAAGGTGCCCCGCAAGCGGATGCTGATGCTGCTGATGGGGCTGTTCGTGCTCGGCAACCTGCTCTCCGCCGTCGCCCCGGCCTTCGGGCTGATGCTGGTGGGCCGCGTGGTCGCCTCCCTCGCCCACGGTGCGTTCTTCGGCATCGGCTCAGTGGTTGCCGCCGAACTGGTCGCCCCGGAGAAGAAGGCCGGTGCGATCGCCATGATGTTCAGCGGTCTGACCGTCGCCAACGTGGTCGGCGTTCCGCTGGGCACGATGATCGGGCAGTCCGCCGGCTGGCGCGTCACCTTCGCGGGCGTCGCAGCACTTGGCGTGATCGGGCTCCTGGGCATCGCCAAGCTGGTCCCCGAACTGCCGAAGCCCGAAGGCGTGCGCCTCCGTCACGAGCTGGCCGCCTTCAAGAACGTCCAGGTCCTGCTGGCCATGGCGATGACGGTGCTTGGGTTCGGCGGCGTCTTCGCGGCCATCAC harbors:
- the dnaB gene encoding replicative DNA helicase; translated protein: MSISEPLDDPWAADSGPSDRLPPSRQRRDGGRSRDEQHDRDRDSGSWEGGGSAFERVPPQDLDAEQSVLGGMLLSKDAIADVVEVLKGHDFYRPAHETIFQAILDLYAKGEPADPITVAAELTKRGEITKVGGAPYLHTLVQTVPTAANAEYYAEIVHERAVLRRLVEAGTRITQMGYAADGDVDEIVNSAQAEIYAVTEQRTTEDYLPLGDIMEGALDEIEAIGSRSGEMTGVPTGFTDLDSLTNGLHPGQMIIIAARPAMGKSTLALDFARACSIKHNMPSVIFSLEMGRNEIAMRLLSAEARVALHHMRSGTMTDEDWTRLARRMPDVSAAPLYIDDSPNLSMMEIRAKCRRLKQRADLKLVVIDYLQLMQSGGKRSESRQQEVSDMSRNLKLLAKELELPVIALSQLNRGPEQRTDKKPMVSDLRESGSIEQDADMVILLHREDAYEKESPRAGEADIIVGKHRNGPTATITVAFQGHYSRFVDMAQT
- a CDS encoding serine hydrolase domain-containing protein, yielding MTTPQEELLPATRRALLHRIAVAQAEGRAPSLVASVVRAGETVWTGARTSVDGHGPDENVQYRIGSITKTFTAVLVLRLRDEGVLDLGDPLEKHLPGTGAGEATIAELLAHTAGLAAESPAPWWERTPGSLRPELADVLGERPFRHPVGRRHHYSNPGYTLLGALVEELRGAPWEEVLRREVLEPLGLSRTSGRPVAPHAGGWAVHPWADVMLPEPAEDLGRMAPAGQLWSTTGDLARFAVFLVQGDDRVLSAESVREMRTPAAPPETADLAAGSAYGLGMQIVHRDGRTLAGHSGSLPGFLASLMFGVEDDVAAVVLANCTSGLPVLTIATDLVRIVAEAEPRIPEPWRPLPEVDRAVLELAGQWYWGTYAFGLRLVADGGVSLEPLTGMGRGAHFRANGDGTWTGLDGYYAGELLRALRRPDGSLSHLDLGSFTFTRQPYDEGAPVPGGVDPDGWRGFR
- a CDS encoding GNAT family N-acetyltransferase — translated: MGDLEIRAAVSDDVPAIVAMLADDPLGAERESPDDLTPYLAALARLSGDANQHVVVAVRSGRVVGTLQLTVIPGLSRKGATRSIIEGVRVHADERGGGLGTRLIEWAIDESRRQDCQLVQLTSDVTRTDAHRFYERLGFTASHVGFKLPL
- a CDS encoding MarR family winged helix-turn-helix transcriptional regulator, with the protein product MTATDPALTALAQGWCALSLLHGRIEAHIERALQVKHGLSVREYSLLDVLSRQHDGDGGHLQMKQVADAVVLSQSATTRLVTRLEDRGLLARYLCPTDRRGIYTNVSEAGLTLLEEARPTNDAALREALDEAARNPELAPLVRVVESASVPA
- a CDS encoding MFS transporter; protein product: MPLALLALAIGAFGIGTTEFVIMGVLPEVAGDFGVSIPTAGLLVTGYALGVVIGAPIMTALGTKVPRKRMLMLLMGLFVLGNLLSAVAPAFGLMLVGRVVASLAHGAFFGIGSVVAAELVAPEKKAGAIAMMFSGLTVANVVGVPLGTMIGQSAGWRVTFAGVAALGVIGLLGIAKLVPELPKPEGVRLRHELAAFKNVQVLLAMAMTVLGFGGVFAAITYIAPMMTHVAGFADGSVTWLLVLFGLGMVGGNLIGGKFADRALMPMLYVSLGGLAVVLALFTVTAHNKILAAVTIALIGALGFATVPPLQKRVLDQAHGAPTLASAVNIGAFNLGNALSAWLGGIVIAAGLGYTAPNWVGAVLAASALVLAVLSAALERRASARSTVIAGGARAEQRTAIHH